The DNA region agacagcgcttttcaaaagcgctgtctaaggtatacctaaaaaatttaaaataagagggtcttataaagcgcttttggccaaagcgctgtctaagggggggggggcttagacagcgcttttaagatttaaaaaagcactgtctaaacctttagcagcggaggtttagacagcgctttaaagcgctgtctaaggctaaaaaaatacgctgtctaaggtcttgtttgttgtagtgtattgaacaaaaagaggttgttgctaagaagactaCGGCTAGcaaaaaaacatacatctcagagatgcttttgctacttagttttatttttttttaagttatgaattggttgtatatttagaatctttagaagttaaacgattatatatcagtggattgttgtatatgtatggattgttgtatataaggcttgttgaatgcaatgtgtgaaaaagggcttcaaattatacagttttaggtgtactgcttcaatatacaggttgtctaaaataaataaataaatatagcgctttttaaataaaaaaaatttaaataaccactcactttagagggcgctttccaaaataagcgccctataaaccctttaaatttccactttagagggcgctttccagtaaaagcgccctctaaacccttaaaagtttccactttagagggcgctttccagtaaaagcgccctctaaacccttaaaagtttccactttagagggcgctttctttaaaaagcgccctctaaagtggcccttaaagggcttaaagagccactttagagagcgctttcaccaggaaaaaaagcgttgtctttacctatgccagcgccagattagagggcgctttaaagcgctgttataggtcaaaaaaagcgccctcttttcccttatttggcgtagtgactATTACAATTCGACACACTATGCATTTTGACAACAACTGGGTATGTCAAAATTTCTGAATTGACATAACAAATTACATTCTCAACAGAAAGAAGATATAAAAGGTATTAGATGTATGCGATTGATATCATATTTAAAATGATATTTCACTAATTTCATCTTAACTTTGAATTAGTTACGTCTCCCTATATACAATGAGTGATACAAGGTAATATAATTAGAGTTTGACTTAACTCCTTACAAAATCGATTTGTAAGGTGAGATATGTCACTCTCTATATATAAATTCTTTCAATATTCTATCTTTAACTAATGAAAGACTTATGATCTTCCTAATAAACCACTCACGCCCACCACTATTGGGCTTGATGTGTGGATTTGAATGGTGGGCGGCCAATGGTACGATGAATAGGCTCGAATATTATAATAGAGTTTGACATAATTCATCCTTAGAAAATCGACTTGGAAGGTGATGTGTGCCACTCTATAAACTCTTTAGAGGCTATATGTCTAACCAATTTGGAATTTAGAATATTTCTAATATACCCCCTCACGCCCAACATTATTGGACTTTGTGCGTGAATTTAAATGGTGGACGGCCCATGATACGATCGATAGGATCTTCAAACTCTAATAAAATTAAAGTTTGACATAATTTATCCTTATAAAACCGGCTTATAAGGTAAGAGATATCACTATCTATATAAACTTTTTAAATGCTCTATCTCCTAATCGTGTGACTATAAATTATCAATACAAGGTATAGAGTTTCTTACCCAAGAAAAATCACTaataaattttattatgatcCATCTAAGAATAACCAACTAGCCTTAACATTTACAATTTCTAACTTGTATCTCTATTATATTCTTATTTTagattaaaaaatttaaaaaccTTATTTTAAAAATATGAGAAAGTCTTGCATTGATTAAAAAAAGTGAAAACTTGAATATTTATAAGTGAGAATACTCACATACTTATCACATTAATATTTTAGATGAATGTATCTAATATGTCTCTTACAATATGTTGCTTATATAAAAAGACCTCAATAAATACAAAAATACTCTCTCGTATTGATCCTAAAAGTTTGAAGACCCAACATACCACTCTTTATAGTCTTGTAATGTTTTTACTTCATTTTACTATTCATTTCCACAAGAATCTAGCCTAACAGAATGGCCAATGGCTACATAACCTTTTGGTATCATTTTCGTTCCCTTGACCAAACACACTGGAATTTTGGTCAATGTCGTTTTCTCCTGTTATATGTTCTTGTCAAGCTTTTGAATAAAGatgtgaaagaaaaaaaaatctagAGGCCACAGTTTTGATCACAATCGAGAATTTCATATATTAGATATTTAACCACAATTTTGCATATTATCCtcaattaaaaatatatattagaTATTTAACCACAATTTTGCATATTATCCTCAATTAAAAATATGATTTCTTGTGATTTTTTAGTTACATGTATAGACAGGTCCTCCAAATGATCTATTAACTTTCAAGATCAAATAATCtaaattttaagtgaaaaattACACTCATTTTTCTGAATTTCGTTAAAATCATACCAACATACTAATTAATTTGAAAATATAAACTAACATCACATAAATTTATATATACTATCAAAAAAATTTAATGCCAAACAAAAAAACCGTAGATAATGTTTGATCTCGACCTAATAGTCACTATAAAATAGGGGTGTTTGGATGATAGAGGGTGTCATGGAAACTTAAAATAAGAATTTCTATTATCAACAAATTTGGCTACTCGGTTATAACTTCTTTCATAAATTCATAGTCCAATTTCTAATTAACGGAAGTATATGATCAATGTAACACAGATGTATCATATCAACATTGGGAAACTTATTGAAGACAAAAATAGTACACAACACAAGTAACTATTATACATGCAAATTTATATCaaacacacacacatatatatatatatatatatatatatatatatatatatatatatatatatatatatatatatatatatatatatatatatatatatatatatatatatttttttttttttttttttttttttttactttagAGATTATAACTTTAAGTTCAACTTTAAGAATGCAACAAGTGTTTTGTCGTTCATTGTACTTTCGGGTTGAAGAATTAGTCTCTATTATCTAGTACTTCTTCCCGAAGACTGTGATCCACTCCCAGATCCATACATGTTACTATAttccatcatcatcatcattgaAGATGAAAAGTCATAACCATAAACACAACCAACACCTTCACCAACATTCCCTTGACCTCTCTGAAAACCTCTTCCAATCATAGCATTCTTCTCCCCTTCCATTTCCCTATACTTACGCAAATAGATCTTCAATGGCTCAACATAATCCTCAAATCCAACTGTTGTCATAGCCCAAAGAAGATCGTCACCGTTGATTgttttcctcttctctttctgGCACTTATAAGAAGCTTCACTTGTTATGAAACTGATGAACTCAGATACACACTCTTGTAATGTTTCTTTTGCTTCTTTCGAGATCTTTGCGTTTGTTGGTAAAGCCTTTTTCATGATCCTGCTCACGTTTGCTATTGGAAGAAACCCGTCTTGCTCTCTGCAACCTGTTTGAGCTCCTCCTGACTCGTTATCTGATTCAACCATAGCTCAAAATCTAAGAAATGGTACCAACTAAACACAGTCTTACAGTATATGTATGTGTCTGTTCACATTTATATACTCCTATGATGCTGACATAGTAAAGTATTGGTGGGAAAAAGCTTTGCGTCATGTACCCAAAAAAAGAGTGTTTAACATTAATTAAATTAATGATTGTAGATATTTTTTTCTTGTGTGGTTAACGAGTTAAAAAGTGAAATATTGGAAATAAAGAAGTAATGTATAGTTTCATAATATGGAAAAATTAATGAATGAAGAGAGTTGTGTGGCGGGTGAATTATAGGAGTGGACAAGTGGGGTATAGATGGGTGTTGATATTTTTATGTGTATTTATGGGTTGGATTTAAGAATAAGATCAATTAAAAAGGTTTGAGTTTTTTTCCTCATAAAATGAGGACGATTAGTTAAATTACAAAAGAACCTAATgaatattatttattaaaaaaaactaaaagaAATGTATTAAAAAAACCTTTCAAGCATAAAGAGTCTCTAAACATGAGCATTACAAgatatttaaaaataaaaaattcgGATCAACATTAGCAATAATCAAATAAGAGTTATATGTTAACAAAATAATCGAGTCTCTTTTGTGAGGCAAATTGACTTGATACCTTCCTATAAGGGGCTAATCAATTTGGTTTGGACATGTTTTTTATAAAAAAATGTTTGAACCGATAGATATCTCTATCAATATCTATCAGTTTAGTTTAATTTTGTTTTTTACTATTTCTTAAAAATAGAACAAAACAAAATCAAACTAACCGATTTGATTAGGTTTAATTTGATTCGATTGATCGgtttataatattttttttttaaacattATATTTATTCGCGTATTTTCCGTTATCATGTATAAAAATTGTTACCTGACAATGACTAATATAACTAAAATAAGGTCACCATAAtatcaaatatcaaatataaaATACAACCAAGTTCATTATTCCCGATCAAATGAAAAAATATAAGTTGTAATGCCCTAATTCTCTAATGCTTGTAATGATGAATTTTGTGTTGATTATTGAAGATAATTATAGTTAATCACCGATAGCGGCAATCATTAGTAAATTGGAATAATATTCAAGGGCAAAAGTGACTTTTCCTTAAGTCACTATATAAGACCAATAAGAAATCAATTCTCTCATTTCTCATTCTACAACTCAGAGTTTGGAGGGAAAATTGAGGGGAGGAAAGGGAGTTATGTGAAACCTTGAAGGTGGGGGAGGAATTCTTCATCAACCCCATCTTCTTTTAGTACATGTATGAGAAAGTGGTAGATTTTTTAAGATGAATCATTGAGGAAGCTTTTGATCATCATCAATTTTATCTCTAAGCATCAAGAATTCAGGTTTCATCACCCTGAATGTGAGGCTCTTAGCTAGACTTTAGCCTTTGCATGTTAGGGTTTTGTTTGGAATGTTGCTTGAATGAATAATAACTTGCCATCATGTTGAATGTATGCTTGGTTTGAAATGATCATATGTGAATAATTGTATATGTCTTAGTATAAAAATCCATGATGATCCTAATTGTGTGAACTGAACTTCTAAGTGCATTTCTTGTAACTAAGAAGTTTGAAAAAACTTATTAGAGATGCATAGGTCATGGAATAGATGTTAAATGAATTCCTATTTCATGTACTAGCTTTGTAGTGTTTTGAATTCCTTAGCATGTTGGTATATGTTAGATGTGATTTATCATGTTTTGGTGTGCTAGAAACTAAATTTGAACTGGAATATTTTAGATAAATTGCAGAAGAAATCAATTGCACTGTGAACGATAATCGATTGACATCCTGGAAATGTTGTGATTTTTGGAAAAGAATGATAAATGCAATCGATTGCACCCTAGAAGCAATCGTTTGACACTCTTGTCTTTTTTAAAAATGAAAGGCAGAAAGGACCCTACAATCGATTACACCCCATAAGCAGTCGATACCCTTTTTAAAACCACTTGTTTTCACTTGTATTTCCTTGTTGTGTAATTGTGTGTTAGTATTTATTCTTGTAGTGAAATAACATGACTCGATATGGGTGATTGTGGATAGGATAGCCTCGTACACTTGGTGATCATTACTCGATATGGGTGATTGTGGATAGGATAGCCTCGTACACTTGGTGATCATGACTCGATATGGGTGATTGTGGATAGGATAGCCAAATCATCCCATTTCTTGGTAGTGAAAACCATGTACAAGATTATTCATCTTGCAAGATTGTCTATTACAAAAATTGTGTTATTGCATGGTGTTCTTTATAGTATCATCTTCGACTGGGATCAAAAATTTACTTCGAGATTTTGGAAAACATTTTATCATGCTATGGGGACTGACCTAAATCTAAGCACACCGAATCATTCTCAATCTGATGGATAAATCGAGAGGATAATTCAAACCATGAAGGATATATTGCGGACATAAGTTTTGGAGAGAGCGGGAAATTGGAAAGATTATTTACCCTTGATTGAATTTTCCTACAATAATAGTTACCATGCAAGCATCAAAATTTCTCCGTATGAATCATTGTATGGAAGAAGATGTAGAACGCCTCTATGTTGGGAAGAAGTTGGAGATAAGAGGATTCTTGGACTTGAGATAATCCAAGAAACCGACGACTAGATCCGAATGATTCGGGATAAGATGAAGAAAGTCCAAGACCTCCAAAAGACCGTTGGAGTTCTAATATAGATATTATGTCTTCTTGAAGGTCACCCCGAAGGCAAGTTTAAAGGGACCATTCAAGACGAGAAAGTTGAGCCCAAGATACATCGGACTGTATCTGATTATAAGACAGGTAGGTCAAATGTATTACCTATTAGCGTTACCACCTTCGCTATTCGGGCTTCATGATATATGCCATGTGTCTAAGCTTCAGAAATTTGTTCCAGATTTGTTTCAACCTGTCCTTATGGATACAATTTAGGTAGAAGCCGAACTCTCCTTTCAACATTAACCAAGCCATATCGTCGATTTTGCAATTAAGACATTACGAAAGAAGGAAATCCCTCTCGTGAAATTTCTTTGGGAAGAATCACATCCGGAGGAAGCCATATAGGAATTGGAGTCGAATATGCGAGATTCTTACCCTCATTTGTTCAAGTAAATTCCTAAATTTGAGGATAAATTTTATTTAAGGGGGGAGGATTTAATTCCCTAATCACCTGATGCTTGTATTGATGAGTTTTGTGTTGATTATTGAAGAGAATTAGAGCTAATCAACCATAGTGGCAATCATTAGTAAATTGGAATAAAATTCAAGGGGGAAAATTACTTTTCCTTAAGTCACTATATAAGACCAATAAGAAATCAATCTTCCCATttttctcattcatttctctttctAAAACTCAGAGTTTGGAGGAAAAATTGAGAGGAGAAAAGGGAGTTATGTGTAAACTTGAAGGTGGAGGAGGAATTCTTCATCAACCCCATCTTCTTTGAGTGTATGTATGAGGAAGTGGTAGATTTTTTAAGATGAATGATTGAGGAAGCTTTTGATCATCATTAATTTTATCTCTAAGCATTAATAACTAAAGTTTCTTCACCCTTAAGGTGAGGCTCTTAGCTAGACTTTAGCCTTTGCATGTTAGGATTTTGTTTGGAATGTTACTTGAATGAGTAATAACTTGCCATCATGTTGAATGTATGCTTGGTTTGAAATGATGATATGTGAATTATTGTATATATGTTAGTATGAAAATCTATGATGATCCTAATTGTGTGAACAAGACTTCTAAGTGCATTACTTATAACACGTGTTTCTTTGATTTTCATAAGAAGTTTGAAAAACCTTGTTAGAAACGCATAGGTGATGGAATATACTTCAAATGAATTCCTATTGCATGTACTAGTTTTATAGTGTTTTGGCTTCCTTATCATGTTGGTATATATTAGGATGAGATTGATCATGTTTTGTTGTGCTAGAAGTTGAGTTTGAACTAGAACTTTTGAGAAATATTGCAGGAGCAATCAGTTGACTATAAACTACAATTGATTGACATCTTGgaaattttgtgatttttggaaCAAAATGATACAGACAATCAGTTGCACCATAAATACAATTGATTGGAACCTTAGTCTCTTATAAAATTTCAAGGCAGAAAGCAGTTTACAATCGATTGCACCCCATAAGCAATTGATTGCACCCTTTTCAAACCACTTGTTTTCACTTGTAATTCCTTGTCGTGGAATTGAGTGTTAGTATTTATGCTTGTAATGAAATAACATTCTTTTTCATGATTAATTATGATTGAATAGCTTGTGTAAGTAAAAACCCTATTTGGTTAATCGGTACAAGTAAGAAATCCTAGTTGGTTAATAATGAATATGTGAAATCTAATTGAATTAGATAATCGTATGCAAACTCTGGTTGGGTTGAATCATGGGGTTTGTCTTAATCGGGTTGAATAATCATGGATAACACTAGTTGGTTAAACAATTGTGTACGTATATACTTACCTAAAGCATATTAATTGGTAAGTGTAGATCCTACCCCTTAAAGGAATTTAATTAGGGAAAGGATGTTAGCTAACCCTTCTTGTGTGTGTTCACTTACCTAAAGGATATTAATTGGTAAGGGAGAACACGTTAGAGTGTCTTAGACTTAATGGTGAATATCGAAATACCTATATCGATCGAAATTTCGATAATTAGGTATGTAAGTCCCCAAGGTGGGAATTTCCATAACTCTAGGGGTTAGGTGGCTCTATAAATCTCTTGCCCAAATGGATATGGTCTAATGATTTACTCTGATCAATAAGACTAGCCTTGCCCTAATGTATCTATCGACTACATAGTTAGGAGCCGATGTTCATGCATTGTGAAAGTAATAAGAGCTATGTCCTCTTATACGCTTGTTTACGACGAGTATGATATTAGGTGATAATGGGATCACATATTGTGGGAACTTAAGAGTTTTGATCTCTTAGTTTCTTAACCTAATAAGAATGCATAATATTAGTTTAATTGAGTAGTAGTAGGAACCCTTTGGCCGAGCGGACCCATAAGATTAGTGGGCTCTACTAAGATAAAGTGTATCCCCTTCCATGTTCAATATTTCAGGTAGTTGGAAAAAAGATAAAGGTAAAGGGAATGCTTGAAGACTTTGTCGTTTTGGCCTATGTT from Lathyrus oleraceus cultivar Zhongwan6 chromosome 1, CAAS_Psat_ZW6_1.0, whole genome shotgun sequence includes:
- the LOC127115833 gene encoding nuclear transcription factor Y subunit B-3, with protein sequence MVESDNESGGAQTGCREQDGFLPIANVSRIMKKALPTNAKISKEAKETLQECVSEFISFITSEASYKCQKEKRKTINGDDLLWAMTTVGFEDYVEPLKIYLRKYREMEGEKNAMIGRGFQRGQGNVGEGVGCVYGYDFSSSMMMMMEYSNMYGSGSGSQSSGRSTR